Genomic segment of Paenibacillus sp. FSL R5-0912:
TGATGATCGTAGATGACGAAGCCCGGTTTCGCTCCGCTGGGCTTGCGGACATGCCGGATCAGGGTGCAGTCTACCGGAACGCTGCTCGACTGCTTGGCCTGGCTGAAGTAGGCGGCGAGCTGTGCAGCTTCTTCCAGGGTGGCATCGCCGAATTCCTCGCTGCGGATGACCACATGCGAACCCGGAATGTCTTTGGTGTGCAGCCAGGTATCGTTTGCTGAAGCCAGCCGGTTGGTGACATATTCGTTCTGGAGATTGTTTTTGCCGACATAGATATCTATGCCTTCGGAAGAGGTGAACACCTGCAGGGTAGGGCGGGTCGCCTTCTTCTTCTTTTTGCCCTTTTTGCTGCGGTCACGCAGGTAGCCCTGGCTTACCAGCTCCTCACGGATTTCCTCTATGTCATTCAGGGAGGCGTGGGCGAGCTGCTGCTGCAGCGTCTCCATGTAGGCAATTTCCTCATGGGTCTTGAGCAACTGTTCGCCGATGACCCGCAGGCTGTTCTTATATTTGTTGTATTTCTTGAAATAGCGCTGCGCATTGTCCGTAGGACTTAACAGCGGATCTAGCGGAACCGTGATTTCTGCCTGATTCTCATCGTAATAGTTTACTAGCTTTGCCGTCTTATCCCCTTTGTTCAAAGTATGCAGGGATGCGAACAGCAGCTCACCCCAGATCCGGAACTGGTCGGCGTCCTGGGCCTCGTCCAGATCCTTCTGCAGATTGGCAAGCTTCTTGATGTTTTTGCCTCGCTCATTGCCGAGGAAACGGATCAGGTCGCTTACCCGCTGCTTCACGGTATCCTTCTCCGCTTTATCCCCGTAATAATCCTCCAGACACGTGCTGATGGAGCTGTACTGCTTCACATTCCCGCCCATCAGTTTCAGCGGTATGGCGGAAAAGATCGGTTTGCCTTTGGCATTCAAGCCGGAGATCGGCGAGAACTGCAGCTCCCTTACCGGCTCCATTACGGAATCGAAGGCTTCCCACAGCTGCTCCGGATGTCTTGCCCCGCTGCTGAACTCCAGGGCTCCGCCACCGAGCTCCTGATACCGGAGGACAATCTCTCCGGCAATGAGCGGACTCAGGCCGCTCCAAGCATGAACCAGCCAGCCCGCGGGGTCGGCTGAAGGGGCGGGGCCGCCGGAGCCGTCGATTTTCGGTTCTTCCAGAGAGGCCAGAAGCCCCGCGATCTCGCCTTCAATCATATCCTCTTCAGGTTCTTCCGGATGCTCGGCCGCGTACAGAGCTGCTTCTTCGGCCGAAGCCATCAGGGCAATGAAATCCGCACGACCGGTGCTGAGCGGATTCAGCTTATGCTGCTGCGGCGGTTCGGTATAGGCCGCTCCCGGCATAACGACCCGGTAGCTGCTGATCGACGGGGTGACATGATGAATCCCGTCGATAATCGTGCCTGTGGACAACTCAGTCAGAATGATGTTGCTGTGGCGTCCCATCAGCTCGATGATGATCTTTTTGGCGGAGACATCGCCCAGCTCATCCCGGGTTCTGATTGTAATATGAATAATCCGCTCCATGCCTACCTGCGTGATGCTCTCAATGGTGCCGCCTTCACAATGCTTGCGCATCAGCATGCAGAACATTGGCGCTTCCGCCGGATTGATAGTGCTTCTCTCGGTCAGATGCAGCCGGGGGTAGGTCGGATTCGCTGACAGCAGCAGCTTGCCGCCGCCGCCCGCGCCGCGCAGGGTGAAGATCAGGTCATGTGTGCTGGGTTGATATATTTTGCCGACGCGTGCACCGATGAAGGATTGAAGCTCATGCACGATCGCTTTGGTAACGATGCCGTCTAATGCCATGATAAAGTTCTCCTGTCGCCTAAAAATAATGTACTCCCCCCTATGATGCCATACTTTCACTCGTTCGCGCAAAAGGAGAAACCGGATGCGGTGATAATTTGGGACGACCATGAATACACTTGGACATGAACAGGTGGAAAAGCTGTGCGCCGCCGGAAGTCAAGAAACGACCGGGAGGGGAAAGATAAGTCATGGAACAAAAAAGTTGGCACCGCCTCGGTGCAGAGGAGCTGCAGGAGATGTTCGGCGTTCATCCGGAAGCGGGTCTGAGCGCTGAGGCTGCTGCAGAGAGACGTAAAGAGAGCGGGTACAATGAGCTGTCGGAGGGCAAAAAGGTATCGCCTGTTACGCTCATGCTCAATCAATTCAAGGATTTCATGGTGCTGGTGCTGATGGGTGCGACACTGGTATCCGGCCTACTGGGCGAATATCTCGATGCGATTACGATTATTGCCATTATTCTGCTTAACGGGGTACTCGGTTTCGTACAGGAGTTCCGCGCTGAGCGTTCGCTCAGGGCACTGAAACAGCTGTCTGCCCCGTCTGCCAAGGTATTGCGCGGCGGGAAGCAGGAAGTGATTGCAGCCAAAATGCTGGTGCCCGGTGATATCGTCCTGCTGGAGAGTGGAGACCGTATCCCTGCGGATGTCCGCTGGCTGCAGTGCAGCGCCCTCTACGCCGAGGAATCGGCACTGACGGGGGAATCCTTACCGGTCTCCAAGCATGCGGAGGTGATTCATGCCGAAGAGATCCCGCTTGGCGACCAGAAGAATATCGGCTTCATGGGCACGATGGTAACCCGGGGAACAGGCCGGGCGGTCGTCGTCCGCACCGGCATGAATACCGAGATGGGCAAGATTGCCGACCTGATCCAGAATACCGAAACCCAGGAAACGCCGCTGCAGCACCGTCTGGAGCAGCTTGGCAAGATTCTGATCTATGTCTCCCTGGGCCTCACGATTGTCGTTGTCCTTGCAGGAATCCTGCATGGACAGCCCGCACCGGCGATGTTCCTGGCAGGTGTCAGTCTGGCTGTAGCAGCCATTCCGGAAGGTCTTCCGGCGATTGTAACCATTGCTCTTGCCCTGGGTGTCCAGCGGATGATCAAGCGCAAGGCCATCGTCCGGAAGCTGCCGTCTGTCGAGACCCTGGGCTGTGCCTCGGTCATCTGCTCGGATAAGACGGGAACGCTCACTCAGAATAAAATGACGGTAACGCGGGTGTGGAACGGCGGACGGAGTCTGGAAGTGACCGGAGAGGGTTATTCGCCTGCGGGACATGTACTCCATAAGGGCAAGCCTGTAGATCTGAAGAATGACCAGAGTCTGCGGCGGATGCTGCAGGTAGGCGCTTTATGCAGTAATGCGGAGATTTTTGAGACTGTCGCCGATACACGCGGCAAGAAGAAGGGCAAAGGCGCGGAAGTCGAAAAGGTTGCAGACGCCCAGTCTGTGTGGGAGCTTAAAGGGGATCCGACCGAAGGCGCGCTGGTGACCTTGTCTGCCAAAATGGGGTTAACCGCACAAACGCTTGCTGTTACCTATACCCGGGAAACAGAATTTCCATTTGATTCTGAACGCAAGCTGATGTCTGTGATCGTCAGCCATCCCGGCGGACGGATGATCTGCACCAAGGGCGCGCCTGATGTGCTGCTGAATTGCTGCTCCTATATGCTGTGGGAAGGCGGAGTGGTTCCTTGTACGCCAACCTTGCGCCAGAAGGTGCTGGAGGCCAATGAGGAAATGGCCGGAGGTGCGCTGCGCGTACTGGGGATGGCGTACCGCGAGATGCGTACCGGAGAAGTGGCCGGCAGCGAGAAAGAAGCGGAATGCCAGCTTGTCTTCGTAGGGCTTGCCGGAATGATTGACCCGCCGCGCCGTGAAGTGCGCGATGCGATTCAAGTTACCCGCCGGGCCGGAATCAAAACAGTGATGATTACCGGAGACCATGGAACGACTGCGGAAGCCATTGCCCATCAGCTCGGCATTCTGCAGAGGGGGGGCACTGTCCTAACCGGCAGCCAGCTTACCCGGATGGACGATGATGCACTCGACAAAGTGTCTGATAACGTCTATGTATACGCCCGGGTATCTCCCGAGCATAAGCTGCGGATTATCAAGTCGCTTCAGCGCCAGGGCCATGTGGTGGCGATGACCGGGGATGGTGTGAACGATGCTCCGGCAATCAAGGCGGCCGATATCGGAATCTCCATGGGTATCACCGGCACGGATGTAACCAAAGAAGCATCATCACTTATCTTAGGGGATGACAATTTCTCGACGATTGTTGCAGCCATTGAAGAAGGCCGGAATATCTATGAGAACATCCGCAAGTTTATCCGCTATCTGCTGGCTTCGAATGTCGGCGAGATTCTGACGATGTTCTTCGCCATGATGCTGGGGCTGCCGCTGCCGCTGGTGCCGATCCAGATACTCTGGGTCAACCTGGTCACAGACGGGCTGCCGGCTATGGCGCTTGGGGTAGATCAGCCGGAGAAGGATTTAATGGAGCACAAGCCGCGCGGAGCCAAGGAAAATATCTTTGCCCGCCGTCTGGGCTGGAAGATCGTCAGCCGCGGGCTGCTGATCGGTCTCTGCACCTTGGCCGCATTCTGGCTGACGCTGCGCATTGCTCCGGATAATGCACAGCAGCTGGTGCGGGCGCAGTCGGTTGCATTTGCCACACTGGTTATGGCCCAGCTCATCCATGTCTTCGACTGCCGCAGCTCCCGGTCGGTATTCCACCGGAATCCGTTCCAGAACAAAGCGCTGGTGCTCGCCGTTCTGTCATCCGTGATCCTGATGCTGGCCGTAATGTACCTGCCGTTCCTGCAGCCGGTATTCAAAACCGTCCCGCTCAGCTTCCGCGAATGGTGCCTGGTGCTTGTCATGGCCGGCGTCCCGACTTTCCTGATGGGTGCGGGCAGCGTCTGGGGCGGCAAGAAGAACCGCAGCCGCAGCGGTGGACGGCAAATGATAAAAAGTACAAAGTTTTCGGCATAAAATCAATAGCATCACTCCACTCCTTTAAGGTATGCTGGTTACACTGGGAAGCTTGGTTTATGATGAACCGGCTGGCATATTTCAAACAAAACTTTTAGGAGTGGACGATACAATGGAATTTACTAAGATGCACGGACTAGGCAATGACTTTATAGTTGTATTCGGCGAGGATGAGCTGCCGGGCAATGCTTCGGAGCTGGCAATTACGCTGTGCAACCGGTTCTTCGGCATCGGCGCTGACGGTCTGGTGTATATTCTGCCTTCAGAGCGCGGTGATTATATGATGCGTATCATGAACTCTGACGGCTCGGAAGCCGAGCAATGCGGCAATGCCATCCGCTGTGTCTCCAAATATGTGTATGAGCACGGACTGGTGGAATCGGAGCAGATTGTGATTGAAACGATTGGTGCCGGTGAACAGAAAGTGTCCCTGAAGGTAAAAGATGGTGTAGTGGAGACTGTTACAGTGGATATGGGCGAGCCGGTATTGTCAGGACTGCAGATTCCTGTAGCTATCGATGCAGAGCCTGTGCTGGATCAGCCGATCGAGGCGGACGGAACGGAATTCAAATTCACTGCCGTATCCATGGGTAATCCGCATGCGGTCATTTATGTAGACGATGCAGTATCCTTCGACCTAGGCACATGGGGACCGAAGCTGGAGGTTCACCCGCTCTTCCCGCGCAAAGTAAATGTGGAGTTCGCTACCGTTGTGGACCGCGGACATGTGGATATGCGTGTCTGGGAGCGCGGCGCCGGACCTACACTGGCCTGCGGAACCGGAGCCTGTGCCACTCTGGTCTCCTCCGTACTGAACGGGGTAACGGACCGTTCAGCCTGGATCAGCCTGAAGGGCGGCGACCTGTTCATCGAGTGGGATGAGGAAGATAACCATGTGTATATGACGGGTCCTGCACAGGTGGTGTATACCGGGTCGGTGGATATTTAATCTGTCTGACCCAATTAAAGATCAACACTATAAGAGCTATTCTCAAGTGGAATATTCACTTGGAAATAGCTCTTTTTTCGTATTTATGTAGAGAGTTAACTTATGTACTATAGGATAACATTCTTATTGTTGAATAAAGTCGAATAAGTGCAGGAAAAAACAACTGGACCAACCGATATAGAGTATAAGTTTCTTACAATTAAAGAAATTTACTTTCCAGACATTGATTAGTATTAGAGAGGCGGGCATTCATGAAACACAAAAAACACAAACCAACACGTATTTCAGCAATTTTATTAACCTTTGTGATGTTCATATCACTTGTGGGCTGTGCTGGGAAAGGGAACGAAGAAGAACAGAAGTCGGATGAACCAATCACATTGAATTTTATGTGGTGGGGGAAACCAACCCGTAAGGAGATCACGTTAAAGGTTATTGAGATGTTTGAGAAAGAGAATCCCAATATAAAAATAAAAACAGAGGATTACTCTTCAACTGCCGAGGTAGCCCAAAAGTTAGCGATCGATACCGCTGAGCAAAAAACACCGGATATTATGCAGACAGACTATAATTTTGCTTTCAATTATGTCACGCATAACTTAATCGAGCCGCTCGAACCATATATAAAATCCAAGATTCTTGATCTGTCCGATGTGGATAAATCCTATCTGGCCTCCGGACAGTATGAGGGGAAGCAGTATGGCATCCCCATGGGATCGAATGCTCTCGGAATTGCATATGACCCTGCTATGTTTGAACAGTATGGCATAGAGCTGCTTCAAGATTCGTATTCTATTCAGGATCTGCAACAAACCATGCAGCAATTTAAAGACAAGGTGGAAACCCCGGGTTTTTATCCTCTGTATGCGATGTTTGATTTGCCTTACTGGTTCAGAATGAACGGCGAATCCTTTTACAATAAAGAAAAAACGGGTCTTGGTTTCAAAGATGCCACGCTGGTTGAATATCTGACCTTGACGAAAACATGGCTGGATCAGGGGCTTCTGAACCCCGGTACGAATTCATCCTCTGATGAGAAAAATGCGCTGGCAACCGGGAAAGCCGCATTTTTACAACTTGTAAGCAACCAAATGGTTTCGAACGGTGACGAAGCGGGCAGAACCCTGAAAATCATGAACCTTCCCACGGTTGAGGGGGCTGTTGCAGAAGGGAACTTTGTGAAACCTTCCATGTTCATAATGGTATCTTCTTATTCTAAACATAAAGAAGCGGCGGTTAAATTCGTTGATTTTCTCACCAATAACAAGGAAGCGAATAACATTCTTAAGGGTGACCGAGGCGTTCCGATTGCTTCTAAAATTGCTGAAGAATTATCCGGTCAGTCCACCGAACAGGGGAAAGAACAATATACATATATGAATTATATTGCTAAACACTCTACCCCAATCGATCCGCCGGCACCACTGTCTGATACAGTTGTTCAAAATGCTCTGAAAATCATACAAAAAAACCTGTATGCCGGCAGTATTACACCAGAGGCGGCTGCAAGCACGTTCAGAGCACAGGCTGAAGAGATTTTGGGGCCAAGGGGGGAGGGAAACAAGTGAACAGAATCCAGGGGTTATTTCAAGCAAAAAGTATAAAACAGCGGTTGTATGTAGGATTTGGGATTGTTTTGATTTTGCTGGTGTTTCTCGGAGCTACCGGATACATCTATCTCTCACAAATTAACGGAACCTATACCAGCCTCCTGGAAAAACAAGTGGCTACGATTGGCTTACTCAAAGATTTGAACACTACAATCGAATCTGAACATGCCAATGTATCCGATTATATTATTTCCGCAGATCCGAAAAAAATGGATGGTTATGCAGCTGCACGCCTCGAATTCATGGAACATCATGCGAAGCTGGAATCACTGATAACTGATCCCGGAAATAAGCAGATTTTGGCCGGATTAGATCTGTTGCAGCTGCAATTTATTGTAATCTCCGATCAGATGATTGACGCGAAAAATAAAGGTGAAGTAGAGAGTGTTGTTTCTATTGCGGTTAATCAAAGCGTTGTGCTTGATAAGTTTGTTGAAGTAGCCCGCAACCTGGTTACCACAGAACAGGCTGAAGCTGATAATAGAACTGCAATGGCACAGCAACATGCCAAAGATGTGAAAGCGACAATCATAGGAATCAGTATCATATCTCTAATAGCAGCAGTGGCATCCTCTGTGCTGATCAGCAGTCAGATATCCAAGCCCATTAAGCTGCTGCAGACTGCAGCTGTCCGGATTGCTGACGGCGATTTGACACTTAACGAGATTCATATCAAGAATAAGGATGAGCTTGGAGATTTGGCCATTTCCTTTAATCACATGTCGGGCAATCTGCGGCATCTGATTCAGGAGATCGGGTCTCATGCAGAGCAGGTTGCAGCTTCCGCTGAAGAACTGACAGCAGGTGCTGAGCAAACAAGCCAAGCCACTGAACATATTGCCCGCACTACTGAGAATCTGGCCCAAGGTACGGATAAACAAGTGGAAAGTATAGCCGGAAGCATGAAGATGGTAAACAGGATGAATGAACAGGCATTTTTTATTGAAGAAAGTGCCTATAGTGTGAACCAGTCCGCTATTAATGCCTCGCAAATTGTGGTTCAGGGTTCAGATGCCGTTAAATTAGCTATACTGCAAATGTCATCGATCAAGGATAACTCTACTGAGGTTGCCGTATCTGTTAAATCCCTGGGTGAGAAATCAAAGCAAATCGGTACCATTATTAACTTTATCAATGAGATTGCAGAACAGACTCATCTGTTGTCCTTGAATGCCTCTATCGAAGCGGCGCGTGCAGGAGAAGCAGGCCGAGGATTTGCAGTTGTAGCTTCTGAGGTGAAAAAGCTTGCTGACCAAACCGCTATGTCAGGAAAACAGATATCTGAGGTCATCAAGAGTATACAGGCGGAGAGCGAAATCAGCGTATCCAAGGTATTGAAGGGAGAAGAAGTGGTGCTTGTGGGCATCCGTTCGGTCACTGAAGCGGTGGAAGCTTTTGGACAAATAGAATTGGCCATGAATGGTGTGACTGCTGAGATTAGTGAAGTTTCTGAGGCCTCCAAAGAAATGTCCCTTGATACCAACAATCTGGTTACAACCTTTGAAGGGATATCTGCAATTGTTAATGCAACCTCTGATGGGACACAAAGTGTGTCAGCTTCTGCGCAGGAAACACTGGCAACGGTAGAAGAAGTCAATAGTGCATCTATGGCTCTGGCAAAAATGTCTGAAGAATTATTAGAACTGGCTGGAAAATTCAAAATTAGCTAATCCTTCATTAATTTCACAGCAAGTCTCCCACTCGGAGATTTGCTTTTTTAAAATATAAGAATTTATATGTTTCACATAATAACTTATCCTTATATTTCTCGCTGAAACGGTACCGTCCTAATAAAAGGCCGGCAAAGCCGTTTCCACTTGTTAAGGTCTGTTAAGACGTATAGCTTTTGCTTGCTAAAGCTTATCATCCATCCCGTTTTATGTTACATTAGTATGAAACTAATGACAGTATAGGGGAGGTTCTTGCGGTGAAGCCGGATTTGCGCTCTGCATGGGAGAATAACGTATTGGTCGGAGACGGGGCGATGGGAACCTTTTTATATCAAAAGGGATTTCCTGTAGGCATCTCCTATGAGGAATTGAATCTGACCTCTCCGGAGGTGATTGAGGATGTGCACCGGAGCTACATGGAAGCCGGTTCAGTCCTGCTGGAGAGTAACACATATTCGGCAAACTATGATAAGCTCTCCAAATTCGGGCTGGAAGCGAAGGTTGCGGAGATCAACCGCGCCGGGGTGAGTATTGCCCGCCGTGCAGCCGGAGAGACCGGCTATGTAGTCGGGGCTGTGGGTTCTATACGAGCCGGCAAACGGGCTAATTTATCCTCGGCTGAACTTAAGCGGTTTTTCTCGCAGCAGATTGCTGCGCTGCTGGAAGAGCAGCCGGACGGTATCATGCTGGAGACCTTTTATGATGTGGAAGAGCTTCATCTGGCGCTCCGAACCGTCCGCAAGCTCAGCGGACTTCCTGTAATCTGCCAGCTGGCTGTAGATGACTCAGCGCGCACACTGGACGGGCTGACACTGCCTGAGGCGTTCCGCATTCTGGAACAGGACGGGGCGGATGTAATCGGCTTCAACTGCAACACCGGGCCGAACGGCATCAAGCGTGCGCTGGGCACTCTTCAGGGGCGGCTTGTGCTTCCGGTATCGATCTATCCCAATGCGGGGGTAGCAGATTATGTGGACGGCCAGTACCGCTATGGGGCGTCACCGGAATATTTCGGCCAGATGGCTCCGGTCTTCGCGGATATGGGCAGCCGGATCATCGGTGGATGCTGCGGCACTACTCCCCGGCATATTGCAGAAATTTCCGCTGCACTCAAGGATTATGCGATTACTCCGTTACCGGAACCTGATGAACATAGAATGGCAGAACGGATTTCTGTGCATGAGCATTTGAGTGAGGATGAAGGACAGGGCGGAGCAGAGCCGACGCTTGTGGATCTGGTGAAGGAACGGCATACAGTGATCGTAGAGCTTGATCCGCCGCGTGATCTTGACATCGCGAAGTTCATGCGGGGAGCGGAAGCGCTGCGCAGAGCCGGGGCGGATGCGCTGACGCTGGCAGATAACTCGCTTGCGGTTACCCGGATGAGCAATATGGCACTGGGACATCTGGTTCAGGCCCGTACGGGGCTGCGGCCGCTGGTGCATATTGCCTGCCGGGACCGCAATCTGATTGGTACCCAGTCGCATTTAATGGGCTTTGACGCTCTTGGCATTGACCATGTACTGGCGGTAACCGGTGATCCGGCGCGTTTCGGTGATCTGCCCGGGTCCAGCTCGATTTATGATCTGACCTCTTTTGAAATTATACGTATGATCAGACAGCTGAATGACGGTGTCGCCTTCTCGGGCAAGCCGCTCAAACAGAAGGCGAAGTTCGTGATCGGTGCTGCATTTAATCCCAATGTCAAGCATTTGGACAAGGCGGTGGAGCGGCTGGAGAAGAAGATCGCATCCGGTGCGGATTACATTATGACCCAGCCTGTCTATGATCCTGAATTAATTGCCCGGATTGCCAAAGCCACAGAGCATCTGGATATTCCGATTTTTATCGGAATCATGCCGCTGGCCAGCGGCCGGAACGCTGAATATCTCCATAATGAGGTTCCGGGAATTCAGCTCTCCCCCGAGGTCCGCAGCCGCATGCAGGGACTGGAAGGCGAAGCGGGGCGCGCGGAAGGCGTGCTCATTGCCAAGGAGCTGCTGGATGCGGCGACTGCGCATTTTAACGGCATCTATCTGATTACACCCTTTATGTTCTATGATATGAGTGTACAGCTGCTGGAGTATGTCTGGGCGAAGCAGGGACGCAGATTGTCCCCCTTGTTTCGCTAGTAAGAA
This window contains:
- a CDS encoding Rqc2 family fibronectin-binding protein — translated: MALDGIVTKAIVHELQSFIGARVGKIYQPSTHDLIFTLRGAGGGGKLLLSANPTYPRLHLTERSTINPAEAPMFCMLMRKHCEGGTIESITQVGMERIIHITIRTRDELGDVSAKKIIIELMGRHSNIILTELSTGTIIDGIHHVTPSISSYRVVMPGAAYTEPPQQHKLNPLSTGRADFIALMASAEEAALYAAEHPEEPEEDMIEGEIAGLLASLEEPKIDGSGGPAPSADPAGWLVHAWSGLSPLIAGEIVLRYQELGGGALEFSSGARHPEQLWEAFDSVMEPVRELQFSPISGLNAKGKPIFSAIPLKLMGGNVKQYSSISTCLEDYYGDKAEKDTVKQRVSDLIRFLGNERGKNIKKLANLQKDLDEAQDADQFRIWGELLFASLHTLNKGDKTAKLVNYYDENQAEITVPLDPLLSPTDNAQRYFKKYNKYKNSLRVIGEQLLKTHEEIAYMETLQQQLAHASLNDIEEIREELVSQGYLRDRSKKGKKKKKATRPTLQVFTSSEGIDIYVGKNNLQNEYVTNRLASANDTWLHTKDIPGSHVVIRSEEFGDATLEEAAQLAAYFSQAKQSSSVPVDCTLIRHVRKPSGAKPGFVIYDHQRTLFVTPDEERIKGLASVLRS
- a CDS encoding calcium-translocating P-type ATPase, SERCA-type — its product is MEQKSWHRLGAEELQEMFGVHPEAGLSAEAAAERRKESGYNELSEGKKVSPVTLMLNQFKDFMVLVLMGATLVSGLLGEYLDAITIIAIILLNGVLGFVQEFRAERSLRALKQLSAPSAKVLRGGKQEVIAAKMLVPGDIVLLESGDRIPADVRWLQCSALYAEESALTGESLPVSKHAEVIHAEEIPLGDQKNIGFMGTMVTRGTGRAVVVRTGMNTEMGKIADLIQNTETQETPLQHRLEQLGKILIYVSLGLTIVVVLAGILHGQPAPAMFLAGVSLAVAAIPEGLPAIVTIALALGVQRMIKRKAIVRKLPSVETLGCASVICSDKTGTLTQNKMTVTRVWNGGRSLEVTGEGYSPAGHVLHKGKPVDLKNDQSLRRMLQVGALCSNAEIFETVADTRGKKKGKGAEVEKVADAQSVWELKGDPTEGALVTLSAKMGLTAQTLAVTYTRETEFPFDSERKLMSVIVSHPGGRMICTKGAPDVLLNCCSYMLWEGGVVPCTPTLRQKVLEANEEMAGGALRVLGMAYREMRTGEVAGSEKEAECQLVFVGLAGMIDPPRREVRDAIQVTRRAGIKTVMITGDHGTTAEAIAHQLGILQRGGTVLTGSQLTRMDDDALDKVSDNVYVYARVSPEHKLRIIKSLQRQGHVVAMTGDGVNDAPAIKAADIGISMGITGTDVTKEASSLILGDDNFSTIVAAIEEGRNIYENIRKFIRYLLASNVGEILTMFFAMMLGLPLPLVPIQILWVNLVTDGLPAMALGVDQPEKDLMEHKPRGAKENIFARRLGWKIVSRGLLIGLCTLAAFWLTLRIAPDNAQQLVRAQSVAFATLVMAQLIHVFDCRSSRSVFHRNPFQNKALVLAVLSSVILMLAVMYLPFLQPVFKTVPLSFREWCLVLVMAGVPTFLMGAGSVWGGKKNRSRSGGRQMIKSTKFSA
- the dapF gene encoding diaminopimelate epimerase; this translates as MEFTKMHGLGNDFIVVFGEDELPGNASELAITLCNRFFGIGADGLVYILPSERGDYMMRIMNSDGSEAEQCGNAIRCVSKYVYEHGLVESEQIVIETIGAGEQKVSLKVKDGVVETVTVDMGEPVLSGLQIPVAIDAEPVLDQPIEADGTEFKFTAVSMGNPHAVIYVDDAVSFDLGTWGPKLEVHPLFPRKVNVEFATVVDRGHVDMRVWERGAGPTLACGTGACATLVSSVLNGVTDRSAWISLKGGDLFIEWDEEDNHVYMTGPAQVVYTGSVDI
- a CDS encoding ABC transporter substrate-binding protein produces the protein MKHKKHKPTRISAILLTFVMFISLVGCAGKGNEEEQKSDEPITLNFMWWGKPTRKEITLKVIEMFEKENPNIKIKTEDYSSTAEVAQKLAIDTAEQKTPDIMQTDYNFAFNYVTHNLIEPLEPYIKSKILDLSDVDKSYLASGQYEGKQYGIPMGSNALGIAYDPAMFEQYGIELLQDSYSIQDLQQTMQQFKDKVETPGFYPLYAMFDLPYWFRMNGESFYNKEKTGLGFKDATLVEYLTLTKTWLDQGLLNPGTNSSSDEKNALATGKAAFLQLVSNQMVSNGDEAGRTLKIMNLPTVEGAVAEGNFVKPSMFIMVSSYSKHKEAAVKFVDFLTNNKEANNILKGDRGVPIASKIAEELSGQSTEQGKEQYTYMNYIAKHSTPIDPPAPLSDTVVQNALKIIQKNLYAGSITPEAAASTFRAQAEEILGPRGEGNK
- a CDS encoding methyl-accepting chemotaxis protein, with the translated sequence MNRIQGLFQAKSIKQRLYVGFGIVLILLVFLGATGYIYLSQINGTYTSLLEKQVATIGLLKDLNTTIESEHANVSDYIISADPKKMDGYAAARLEFMEHHAKLESLITDPGNKQILAGLDLLQLQFIVISDQMIDAKNKGEVESVVSIAVNQSVVLDKFVEVARNLVTTEQAEADNRTAMAQQHAKDVKATIIGISIISLIAAVASSVLISSQISKPIKLLQTAAVRIADGDLTLNEIHIKNKDELGDLAISFNHMSGNLRHLIQEIGSHAEQVAASAEELTAGAEQTSQATEHIARTTENLAQGTDKQVESIAGSMKMVNRMNEQAFFIEESAYSVNQSAINASQIVVQGSDAVKLAILQMSSIKDNSTEVAVSVKSLGEKSKQIGTIINFINEIAEQTHLLSLNASIEAARAGEAGRGFAVVASEVKKLADQTAMSGKQISEVIKSIQAESEISVSKVLKGEEVVLVGIRSVTEAVEAFGQIELAMNGVTAEISEVSEASKEMSLDTNNLVTTFEGISAIVNATSDGTQSVSASAQETLATVEEVNSASMALAKMSEELLELAGKFKIS
- a CDS encoding bifunctional homocysteine S-methyltransferase/methylenetetrahydrofolate reductase, with the protein product MKPDLRSAWENNVLVGDGAMGTFLYQKGFPVGISYEELNLTSPEVIEDVHRSYMEAGSVLLESNTYSANYDKLSKFGLEAKVAEINRAGVSIARRAAGETGYVVGAVGSIRAGKRANLSSAELKRFFSQQIAALLEEQPDGIMLETFYDVEELHLALRTVRKLSGLPVICQLAVDDSARTLDGLTLPEAFRILEQDGADVIGFNCNTGPNGIKRALGTLQGRLVLPVSIYPNAGVADYVDGQYRYGASPEYFGQMAPVFADMGSRIIGGCCGTTPRHIAEISAALKDYAITPLPEPDEHRMAERISVHEHLSEDEGQGGAEPTLVDLVKERHTVIVELDPPRDLDIAKFMRGAEALRRAGADALTLADNSLAVTRMSNMALGHLVQARTGLRPLVHIACRDRNLIGTQSHLMGFDALGIDHVLAVTGDPARFGDLPGSSSIYDLTSFEIIRMIRQLNDGVAFSGKPLKQKAKFVIGAAFNPNVKHLDKAVERLEKKIASGADYIMTQPVYDPELIARIAKATEHLDIPIFIGIMPLASGRNAEYLHNEVPGIQLSPEVRSRMQGLEGEAGRAEGVLIAKELLDAATAHFNGIYLITPFMFYDMSVQLLEYVWAKQGRRLSPLFR